The genomic segment CAACATCGCCGTCACGACCAACATGCTCTGCCTCTCCGACGGCGACCAGGCGCGCTGGCTCTACTCGCGGGCGCGGGTCGAGGCGTTCACGGAGTACTTCTTCAACGCACTCGACTCGATCCCGCGGCCGAAGGGCCTGCCGAAGGAGGGCCGGATCGCAAACCTGCAGCCTCCTACCCCCGAGGCGTTGAAGGAGGGGCTGAAGGTCGGCGGGCGGCAGATCGGCGCCCCCGAGGAGATCGTCGAGGTGATCAAGATGTACGAGGCGCTCGGCGTCGACCAGCTCATCTACGCCCCCTTGACGCTGACGCTCGACCAGAAGTACGTGCTCGAGTCGATCGAGACCTTCGGCAAGCACGTCCTCCCGAAGTTCGACAAGGACCCCGTGCACTCGACGACGCGGCAGCGCGAGGCGGCACTGAAGGCGCAGGCCGCCTGACGGCCGATGGCGGTGCCGGTCTTCGACCAGGTCCTGATCGGCGGCCGCTGGGTGCCGGCCGACGGCGGGACCTACCCGGTCGTCAACCCGGCCACCGAGGAGCCCGCCGGCCAAGCCCCCGCGGGCTCGGTGGCGCAGGCGGAGGCGGCGGCCCGCGCGGCCCGCGCGGCGTTCGAGCACGGTCCGTGGCGGACGATGAGCGGCGCCGAGCGCGCGAGGCTTCTCCGGATCGCGGCCGAGCGCTTCCAGGCCGAGATCGACGGCCTCGTCGAGCTGACGATCGCCGAGACGGGCGCGGTGCGCGGCGTCGCCGAGGCGCAGCAGGTGCGCGCCGTCGCCGCCCGCCTCCTCCGCGCCGCCGAGCTGGCAACCGCGCCGGTCGAGCAGGGCTTGCCGCCTCGTGAAACCGGCCGCGCCCTCGCGGCCGGTGTAATCGTCCGCGAGCCGGTCGGCGTGGTCGCCTGCATCACGCCCTTCAACTTCCCGATGACGAACTGCGCGGGGAAGATCGGCCCGGCGCTCGCCTGCGGCAACACGGTGGTCGTGAAGCCGTCGCCCGTCGACCCCCTGGGCGTCGCCGAGCTCTGCCGGATCGTCGACGCGTTCCTGCCTCCGGGCGTGCTGAACTTCGTGAATGGCAGCGGGCCCGAGATCGGCGAGGCCCTCGTGCGCTCGCCCGACGTCGACATGATCTCGTTCACCGGCAGCACGGCCGTCGGCCGGCGCGTCAAGGAGGCGGCGGCCGCGCGCATGAAGCGGACGGTGCTCGAGCTCGGCGGCAAGTCGCCCAACATCATCTTCGCCGACTGCGACTTCGAGGGCGCGCTCGCGAGCGCGATGAGCGTCTGGACGTTCCACTCCGGGCAGGTCTGCATCGCCGGCACGCGCGTGCTGATCGAGGAGCGGATCTACGACGCGTTCACGCGTCGCCTGGCCGCCGCCGGCCCGACGCTCCGGATCGGCGACCCGCGCGAGCCCGGTGTCGTCGTCGGCCCGCTCGTCTCGGCGGCCCAGCGCACACGCGTCGAACGCTTCATCACCCGCGGCCGAGAAGAGGGGGCGACGGTCGCCTGCGGCGGCCGCCGCCCGTCGCACCTCACTCGGGGCTATTACGTGGAGCCGACGCTCTTCACCGGCGCGCGCAACGACATGACGATCGCGCGCGAGGAGATCTTCGGGCCGGTGATCACCGCGATCCCGTTCCGCGACGAGGCCGAGGCGATCGCGCTCGCCAACGACTCCGACTACGGGCTCTACGGCTACGTCTGGACCGGCGACGCCGCCCGCGGGTTGCGCGTCGCGCGCGCCGTGCGGACCGGGACGATGCAGATCAACGGCAGCCCGCTCAACCCCGACGCCCCGTTCGGCGGCTACAAGCTCTCCGGCGTCGGCCGTGTCGGCGGCCAGTGGGCGCTCGGGGCGTACAGCGAGCTGAAGTACATCGGGTGGATGACATGACGTTCGACACCATCATCAAGGGCGGCACGGTCGTGGACGGCTCCGGCCTCCCCATGCGCCGCGCCGACGTCGGCATCCGCGACGGCCTCGTCACCGACATCGGAAGGCTCTCCGGCGCGCGCCGGACGATCGACGCCGACGGGCTCGTCGTCATGCCCGGCATCGTCGACGTCCACACGCACTACGACCCGCAGCTCTCCTTCGAGCCCTTCGCCACCTCGTCGTGCTATCACGGCGTCACCTCCGTGGTGGCCGGGAACTGCGGCTACTCGATCGCGCCCTGCCGCCCCGAGGACCGCGAGTGGGTGACGGCGCTGTTCGCCAAGGTCGAGGGGATGACGCCGTCGGTGCTGCGCAGCGGGCTGCCGTGGGACTGGGAGAGCTTTCCCTCCTTCCTCGACGTCCTCGACCGCCGGCTCGGGGTCAACGCCGCGGTCTACGTCGGCCACTCGGCGCTCCGCCGCTTCGTCATGGGCGACGCGGCTTCGGAGCGCGCCGCCACGGCCGAGGAGGTCGAGCACATGCGCCGGCTCGTCCGCGAGGCGATGGCGGCC from the Deltaproteobacteria bacterium genome contains:
- a CDS encoding aldehyde dehydrogenase family protein; the protein is MAVPVFDQVLIGGRWVPADGGTYPVVNPATEEPAGQAPAGSVAQAEAAARAARAAFEHGPWRTMSGAERARLLRIAAERFQAEIDGLVELTIAETGAVRGVAEAQQVRAVAARLLRAAELATAPVEQGLPPRETGRALAAGVIVREPVGVVACITPFNFPMTNCAGKIGPALACGNTVVVKPSPVDPLGVAELCRIVDAFLPPGVLNFVNGSGPEIGEALVRSPDVDMISFTGSTAVGRRVKEAAAARMKRTVLELGGKSPNIIFADCDFEGALASAMSVWTFHSGQVCIAGTRVLIEERIYDAFTRRLAAAGPTLRIGDPREPGVVVGPLVSAAQRTRVERFITRGREEGATVACGGRRPSHLTRGYYVEPTLFTGARNDMTIAREEIFGPVITAIPFRDEAEAIALANDSDYGLYGYVWTGDAARGLRVARAVRTGTMQINGSPLNPDAPFGGYKLSGVGRVGGQWALGAYSELKYIGWMT